Genomic segment of Streptococcus australis:
TCTTCACCTTCCAATTTCTATAGCTTGTCATATCTAATTCTGGAAATCCTAGTAACTCTGCCTTAACCTGCAACACTAAAGGAGAAGCATTATCAGCAGTAATTTCTTCCAAACTCAACCAAAGTGCATTTGCTGAATCATTACTTCCATCAAGAACTTCATGAGGAAGTGATTTTTGATAGCGTTCGAAATCAAGTACTATATCATAAAAGGCCATGATATGATGTACTGCAAAGTCTTGCCCATCTTCTTGAACCAGCACATCATAAATCCTAGGATTAGCATAACCATTAACCTTATATCCCGTCTCTTCCAGAACTTCTCTCTTGAGGGTTTCTGTCAGCCCTTCACCTACTTCCTGGCTACCACCAGGTAGATCAAAACGATGTTGATAAGGACCTCTCGTTTTCTCAATGCAGAGTAACTTCCCATTTTCAAAGCAAACGCCATAAACACCAAAGTGTTTTTTGATTTCCATCCAACTCCTCCTACTTCAAAGACCAGCCACCATCCACAGTCAAGATTTGTCCTTGCATGGCAGATGCGTGACCGCTAGCCAAGAATAAGCTGACTTCTGCAATTTCACTTGGTTCAATCCAACGCTTGATAGGAGTTTCACTAGCCACCCAGTCTGCTAAGCCACCGGGTTCAAAGTCCGCAGCAGTCATGCCTGTCTTGACTGCTCCGGGAGCAATCCCAAAGACCTGAATCCCAGCATCTGCATAATCTAGAGCCAACTGCTTGGTAAAGCCAGCCAAGGCATGCTTAGAGGAAGTATAGGCGTGACCACCTCCGCCGGCTAAACTAGAAGCGATGGAGCACATATTGATGATGATTCCTTTTTTATTCTCCAGCATTTGTGTCAAATAATAGCGAGTCAACTCAACAGGAGTCACGTAGTTAATTTCAAAAATTTCTTGAATTTCCTGCGCCGTTTGTTCCAAAAGTGGTTTGTAATCATCCAAAACTCCAGCAGTATTGCACAAAACATCCACCCGAGGACACCAGTCAAAAATAGGCTCCAAGTTCAATGTCAAATCTCTCTGTAAAAAGTGGAAATCACCCTGTAATAGTGGATTTTCGCCTTGGTCAACTCCATAAACTTGATAGTCCTTCTCTAAAAAAAGTCGAGCTTGAGCCAGACCGATACCTGAACTCACTCCCGTAATCAATACACGTCTAGTCATGCACTTCTACCCAATCCGTCGCCAAAACATCACAAGGTGTCGGACTCCACATGGAAAAACCTTCTCCTTCTCCAGACACGTTGATTAGGAAATAAGGTGTCACTTCAAGTGCAACCCCGTTTTGTTCAATAGTGTCAAAAAGCTGCACATAGTTTTCAGCCCCTCCCCAACCAGTTCGTACATATTTTTTCTTAGCCTTTAATCCAGGTAGGATTTCTTCAAATGTCATGTTCTTCTCCTTTGTTGTCTATAAACGTTGATTTAATAAGCTTTTTAGTCAGCCTTTGAGTTCTGAAATATAAATTTGTTCACCTTTTTGTGGACTTACAAGCTATTCATGGCTTTTTCAAAATATGAAACCGCCTCTTTTTCTTTATCCGCAGATAGGTGGCTGTATATATCCATGGTCATAGCTAAAGTAGCATGACCTAAACGGTATTGTAATTCTTTATAGCTGATACCAGCATTTAGCAATAAACTAGCGTGAGTATGACGGAAAGCGTGAAAAGTAAAGCGAGGAATAGAAATCTCATTACAGCGTCTATCTAAAGCCTCCTGTCTAGTTGCCAGGTTCTGGTACTCTCTCGTAGGTGTTGCAAACACCACAGACGAAACACGCGCCCCTGACTCCAAATATAATTGGCGTTGTCTATTCTGGTAAAGACGTAACATGTTGACCGTTTTCTTGTCTATGCTGATTATCCTAACTCCTGCTTTGCTTTTCGGTGTACCTATTAGCTTTAATAACCTACTGTAATTCTTGTTAATGCTTATAGTTCCATTCTCAAAATCAATATCCGACCATTCCAGGGCTACTACTTCACCAAAACGGCAACCAGTAGCAAGTAAGACACTATACAGAACATAATCAAAATAATATCTATATTTCTTAAACGCCAGTTTTTCCATATGGAGCAACAGAGCCTTTAAGTCGTCTGAAGCTATGAACTTGATCGCTGTATTCTCACGTTTAGGCTGTTTAGGGAGAATAATATCCCTAGCTGGATTGAATGGCAAGAGCTGGAGAGATACCCCATACTGTAAGACACGCCTATTTATTGAATGAACCACCGCATAGTGAACTAGCTGAGTCGATAAATCATTGATAAAGCTTTGTATATAGCTAACAGATAGCTTGGTCAGTTTCAGAGTACCAAAGACAGGTATAAGATGATTGTACAGCATTCTCTTAGTGTCTAAAAAAGTCTGAGGCTTTACTGTAAGCTGGTAACTGTCTAGCCATAGATCAGCTAACTCCTGATAATTTTTTACAGGTACTACTTTTGTCACCGTACAACCGTTCGATATAAAATCATCTTGCGCGTGCTTTGCTTTCTGCTTGACCTCTTTTTTTGTCCTACCCGTTACACTTGTTTTAGCTTTCTTACCTGTTACCTGGTCAACTCCTAAATATACATTAGCACGGTACACTGTTGTACCGTTTTTCTTTTTGACTTCAGTTATTTGCATATTTTAAACCTTTCTAAAATACATCAGCAGGCAAGCTATTATTAAAAAGGTTTTAGATTGTGGTTTAAATCATGCTAGGGCTTCACAGATTGCCCTGTATTCGATTTTAAAGAGTCAGGCGGTAAATAATACCAGAGTTGGAAATAAGGCGGATACGGGGCTTATATGGGTAAATATTGAAAAAGTACTTATAAGTTCATACTTTTTTTAAATCTTATATTGAACGCCAAGAAATCACGCGCAGAACGTGAAAAAACATGAATTTTTGAAGATTTCAAAAGCTAGAAAAACAAGTGCTTACAAGTCTTTCAATGGTTTTAAGTTATTTGGGTTCATGTTGACAAAAGTTGACATTTTCAGGGTATAACATACCAAAAAACTAGGAAAACTTATATTTCAGATTTTTACACCTAGTGGCGCGTGAGGCACCCTATTCAGCTTCGGGGTTGAAAATAAACATATCTATGTACTTAATTGTTGGTGAAATATCCCAGACTTCAAACGTTTCAGAAAGTTGTTGTTTTATATTATCTATCAATTCATTTTTAAATTGCACAGGCATATCATCAAAAATAGCAACTTGAGACATAGAGCCATTTAGTCTAACTTTATCCAATTGACTTGGATTGAATAGCTTATCAGGGTCTTTACTATACAAATAAAGAAATTTATATTCAAGAAGGTATTTCCTATCTCTCCCTCTTCTAAACTCTAGTAAAAGATAGCATGGTTCTTCAAATTCAGGAACAAATTCCCAATGTTCTTTGACCTCGGATAATGTATCAAAATTATCAAAGCCACATTGAATTTTTACATCATAAGCCCAAAAATCAAAGAATTCACTAGGAGAAACTTCTAGATAGTTACAAATTTTATCTATTGTTTGTAAGCTAATTTTATCAGTATTATTATTTGAAATTTTTGAAATAGTTGAACGAGCTATCCCTGTATCATTAAATAATTGGGTAGCCGTTACTCCTCTATCAATCATTAGTTTTGCTAAATTATTTCTAAGCATTAAAATCACGCTCCTTTAAATACATTTTAGCTTATACACTTCTTTTTTTCAAGATATTTTATTTTTTTACTTGACACGATAAAAATATAGTGTAAAATAAAGAGTATAATTTTAGCGTTAGCGCTATTATTTTTCTTAAAATAAACAAAAAGGAGTTTAAAGCTATGGAAAATAATTTCCGTGTCTTATTGGCAAAGCAACGCAAAAAAGTTGCTGACGTTCATTTAGCGACAGGTATCTCAAAAAGTACACTTATTTCACTGTATTATGAGCGCACAAAGCGCCCAGATATTGAAACCTTGCAAAAGGTAGCCGAGTATCTAGGCGTAACCATTGACGAACTACTTACAGTCGAAGATTAGGAGGTACAGCATGAACATTGTCTACATGGACGGTAAGAAAGAGCCGTACACCACAAGCGAGATCATCGCTGAATGTGCTGAAGTTACTCATCACACAATACAAGAACTTTTAAGAAAGCATAAAGCTGACTTTGAAAGCTACGGAATTATCGCATTTGAAATGCGTAAATTAGACGGCAGAGGACGACCAATGAAAATCTATCGCCTGAACGAACAACAGGCAACCTTGCTGATCACTTACCTAAAAAATACCGAACCCGTTAGAGCTTTTAAAAAAGCTCTAGTCAAAGCATTTTTTGAAATGCGGGACGAGCTAACTCAGTTTAAGCTGCAACGTGCTTTAGAAAAGCTAAAGCGTAAGACTTTGCATGACAGCATTAAGAACTGGGAACAAAAACCAAAGCGCGCGCATAGCACTATCACAAATCTTTTGCTAAAAGGCACTAGCGGTATGAATAAAAAGCAACTGATGGCAGCGCGTGGCGGTCTGACAGGTATCGATAGCTTGACCAGTACCGAGCTTGTCAGATACCAAGCCTTGGAAGATATGGCTATCGCTATGATTAACTTGGGTATGACCTATCAGGATATTAAGTCTATGGTCTTCAGACAAAAAGAAAACGCACCACAAGGCGCGTGAGAGCAACAAAAAAGGCTTAGCAATAACCACACCGCAGAGCCTTTCACACTATCACTAAAACATAATAAACAAGCAGGCAAGCTTTTATTAAAAGGGTTTTAGTAAAGATTTATACCTAGATTATAGCATATCTGGGACACTTTGACCATACGGAGAGCGCCAACTCTTAAAACTGGTATCACCTCACGCTTTCAAACTTTGGCGACTCTGAGCGCGAGGCCAGTGACAAGAAAAACATTCAAAAGACTCTAATTACATAAAAAAGCGAGGTAATTACCATGAAAAAACAAGACCAAAATCAAACAGTTGCTCTGACAGTTAAGTAAATCAAAGAACAAGGCCAACGCACTACCGACGTTATGACGAGAGTAGACACTCTAAAAGGCTATGCTAACAGTCTTATGCTAGCCATGAACAGCGAGCCAGACAAAGCCGTTCTATTAAGCTGCCTAAAAAACTTTCTAAGCCAAGTATATGACCAGATGGATGTAATGTATCAGGAACTAGACGCCGTGGCATATCAGCTACTGGAATGCGACAATCCCGAAGAATTAAAAGCCTACCTGAGAGTGAAAGGATAAGGGTTATTAGCATGAGCGAGCTACTAGGTGCAATTTTAACACTACTACTTTTCTTTCTAGCTGGCGTATGTGCTGAGCTGTTTCACTCCTGGGCTATTGCTTACAGACGCCGAGGATATATCACCAAACGGCAACTCAGAAAGATGGAAAAATGGCTTGAAACAATGGAGGGTAGAGGATGACGGAGCTTGAAGAAAGAATTTTAAGACTGATACCTGTAGGGGCGGACGAGCCACGCGCAGGGCGGGATATAGCCAATGTGCTAGGGCTAGAGATGAGAGCCTTACGAGATCATATTCTCCGGCTTATCGTTCGCTATGGTATCCCCATTGTGGCCAAACGTGGGGCAAGTAACGGCTACTATATCCCTGCTAACGATACCGAACGCCTAGCAGGGATCAGGGAGCTAAAGGCTCAGTATGACACAGAAGGAAGGCGTCTAGATGTGCTTATCAAAGCTGATTTAGAAAGCTATAAAGAGCTGCTGAAGGGAGCTGATAAGAATGTTTAGTCTCAGCAAAGAAAGTGAAAACAGTCTAAAACGTGGCATATTAAAACTGGTAGAAAACTTTCTAAAAGACTATTTAAAGCCTAAACAACGTATAACAGGGCTAATGACACCTAAACAACTCAAGGAAGAGTTAGAGATAGATTACAACACCTTAAAACGTTGGGAACGCGCAGGGCTAAAAAGGTGCACTCCTCCTATCGAGGATACACGCAAAGTCTTTTATAGAATCGGTGATATTCTAATATTTCTAGGAGCTGATAAAGAATCATAAGGAGTAAAACGTGGCAAGAACAAAAATATATTTTTGGCTAAAAATTGATAAGAAATTTTTTGATAATATTTTTATCAAGAGACTAAAGACAATACCGGGTGGGTACACCATGACAGTTATTTATATTAGGCTCATGCTAGAGAGCTTGGAGAGTGACTGTATTTTATACTATGAGGGCTACTTTGATAATCTTAAGGAAGAGTTAGCCCTAAAATTAGATGTATCAGAAGATGATATAGATATGACCATGGCATACTTTACAAAATGCGGTTTAATACAGATTGACGAAGATAAAAACGCAGAACTACCCCAGGCTAAAGCCCTAGTACAGCAGGAAACTAACCAAGCAGCATACATGCGAGAATATCGGAAACAGCAACGAGAACAAAAGGAAAATCTTACAATGTTACCCGAAGACCTCACAACGTTATCTATGTGTAAGACAGAGATAGAGATAGAGATAGAGTTAGAAGAAGAGATAGATAAAAAAACTTCTTCTGCTCCTACTGCTGAAATCTCTAACTATTACCAAAAGCGTATAGGGGTTATGGATGGGCAACAATATCAAATACTGACTGACTATCTCACTCTTGACGGTATAGAGCTAGAGGCCATAGAAAAGGCTGCAGATAACGGCAAGCGATCTTTTAGCTATATCAATTCAATACTGAAGAACTGGCGACAGAATGGCATTAAAACCATGACACAAGTCGAATCTGAACAGAGACAGTTTCAGCAAGAGAAACAAGGTCAGTCTGGCGATGATATTCAAGACCCCTTTATCTACTGACGGAGAGGAGAAACAATGGAATTACTGAATACAGACCAGCTAAACGAAAAAATAAAGGTCACTGATGAGCTTTGCCCAACTCATCAGATTAACCTAGTACAATTCAAAAAGCCAGATGATTATACATCACCCTACTGCATGGAATGTACTAGGGTGAATATTAAACAGACGGAGCTAGAGGGCGTAGAAAAAGCTCTAGGGCATGATCTGAACTCTTCAACCTATGATGTGCTAGCGCGTGAAAGTACGGTGTCAAATGAGCTGAGAGAAGCCTCTTTTAGCACTTTCAAAGCTGAGACAAAAGAGGAACACGAGGCCAAGGAGTTTGCTATCAAGCAAGCTAAGCTGTACCTAAATGGCATGACAGGAAACACGCTGATTATGGGCAAACCAGGCACTGGTAAAAGTCATTTATGCTATTCCATGGCCAAAGCCATCAACGAGGGCTATAAGTCTAAGAATGACCCTAAGAGCGTCCTCTTTGTCAGCATTGCTGAAATCGTCACGCGCATTCAGTCAGGCTGGCAGTATAGGCAGAGTGATTTTACAGAGTATGACGCCTTGAAGCTGCTGACTGAAGTTGACTATCTCTTTATTGACGATTTAGGTACAGAAAGCGTTATGAATAGCCGAAAAGATGAGGCTAATAACTGGGTACAGACCTTTCTTTTCAAGATTTTTGATAGGCGGGAAACAACCATCATCAATACCAACCACAACGGAAAAGAGTTGGCCAGAATTTATAATGACAAGCTAGTCAGTCGAATTGGCAAACGGTCAGAGGGGAATGTATACAACATGACAGACATCAAAGACAAGAGGATGAGGCGTAATTTTTAACCAAATAAAGAAAGGAGGAAGCCCATGATAGAACCAGTATACTTTGAACAGGCAGATCAGGGACTGGAGGAACTCAATCGCAAACGTGACGATTTTATGACAGATGAAACACCAGTATGTCTTGAAGATACGCCTAAACTGATTGAACTAGGTGAGAAGCTCCGGACGGAAGACACCAGCATAAATACCTATGAGTTATACAGACACCCTGAAGCGCGTGCAAAGTTATTCGCCCAAATCGCGGAAGCCTGCTTCTTGCTAATTGCAGATAGTTCACCAGTACCAGTGCAGCCAACACAAGCACAGCGGATACATTTTTGCGAGTACTTGGAAGGACAGTTCCAGAATATCATTAAGAAGTTGATTGCAGGAACTGACAAGCAAGTTCTGGAGTCTTTACTTGAAGCTTTACAACTGCCCAAAGAAAAGCAAGCTCAGTTTGTCCGTGATGTGGTAGTAAGTGGCTTACTCAGTGAAGAATAGTAGCAAAGGGGCATTGCCTCTTTTTGTTGTTTCACTACTACTGAACCCAATCAATTTGGGTTTTTCCATATAGGGGTATTTTGAGAGAATGAAAGTTATTAAATCAATAACCATAGAGACATTTATAAAACCAATGAAAAACAAAAATATCAGTCATGGTATAGCTGAGTTGGACGGTAGAAAACTGGAAATAGACTTAGATAACCTGTATATCACCTTTGGAAGTAATCATTTTGATTTAGCAAGTATACCAGGAACTAAGGGAGGTAATCGCTATTTCTTTCTCTGTCCTATTTGTGGTAATCGATGCAGAAAACTCTATAAGAGACTTTTGCTATATGGTTGTGGATCATGCCAGAAAATACACAAGACAACACTGAACCGAAGTAAGACAGATTGTCAATACTATTGGGAGCTTGCGCTTAGGGAAGCTAGAAAGGTAGAACCAGGTTGGAGTCCCAAACGTGGCGGATATATGTTTGACAGTTTTCCTGAAAGACCAAAGTATATGAAACGTGACAAGTATGATAAGCATTACCAAAAGTTTGTGAACTACACAAAGAAAGGAGATAGTTTTTGGCTGAATGGTTTAGGATCACTCCGATAATTTGTAGTAGGGTGTAATTTACCAAACAAATAAATACTACATATTAGACGGTTTAAATGTTAAAAAAGCTAGATATATCAAGGATTTAAGTAAGTAGAGCGTTCCAAAAAAAGGGTGAGGTAAGGAGGAGGTTGCGTATTTAAAAATACTAAGATTTTACAAAGGTACAGGACTTTTTTCTAGTGATAGAACCCTAAGATCACCCTAAGGTATCGACACTTTTAGAACCATAGAACGGTAAGGTTTTGGTAAGGTATCGAAGTTTTACAATGGTGAGGTTTTGGTTAGGTAGTGGCAAAAAATATGCCTGACAAATGGCAGGGTTATGTGTGTTGAACTCCGAGCGAACGCCGAGAAAATAGCTCTTGAACAGAGAAGGAACTGAGAAGATTATATGGCTTGAACCTCGAGCGAACATAGAGAAAACGCAAAAAAAGCCAAAGCAATCCGCCTCAGCTATAATTAACACAATAAAATTATACCATACAGGAGGCCAAAGTATGACACCAGAGCAAATAAAAGAAAAACTAGAGGGTATTAAGTGGATAAATAAAGAAATAGAGGGCTTATATTTAGAGCTTGCGGCTTTAGAAAGTGGTATTATCAAAAAGCTAGAAATGACCACTACCAGAGTACAAACAAGCAGGGTAAATACAGCAGAGAATAACCTTATAAGTGTTCTGAAGCTAAAAGAGGACACTTTACAGAGAATTGAGCGACTTACTGAGGAGAGAATGGAAATATCTAGGTTGATCGATAAGCTGGTTAATCCTCTTGAGCGTTCTGTTCTAAGACTTTTTTACTTGAATAATCTCGACGCTTGGGAGGTAGCTGAGGAAATAGGGAAATCTAAATCTTCGATATATAGTGTAAGGCAGGAAGCTATAGAACACTTAACAGGTATAGTAAATGGAGATTGATTTAACCTTAGCACAGAGACTAGTTCGTATAGGATACCCTATGCTTCGTATTTGCTCCCTATTTTGCTTTGTTTCGTACTAGATGACTAAAACACCATGGATAAACTAGAAGTCCTTAGAAACGATTCTGGGGGCCTTTGTGATTTGAGAGATAATAAGTATTATCCCTTTACAGTACGTGTAATACGTGTTATAATAATATTGTCAGGAGGTAAAAGCGCTATGCCTATGACACAAAAAGAGATGGTCAAACTCCTTACTGCTCATGGTTGGATAAAAACCAAAGGCGGTAAAGGCTCCCACGTTAAAATGGAGAAAGAAGGGGAAAGACCTATCACAGTCCCTCATGGTGAACTAAATAAGTACACTGAAAGAGGGATAAGAAAGCAAGCAGGACTGTAATAAAGGCAGTCCCCCGCTTGTCTTTGATTTTGGAGGTAAACTATGCTTGTCACTTATCCAGCTTTATTTTATTATGACGATACAGACGGAGCAAACGCCCCTTATTTTGTCACTTTCCCAGACTTTGAGCATTCAGCAACCCAAGGCGAAGATATGGCTGACGCTATGGCAATGGCCAGCGATTGGCTCGGTATTAACCTAGCTGATTATATCGAGAATGGGCGAGAAATTCCTACCCCTACCCCTATTAACGCTCTATCTTTGGCAAATAATAACCCTTTCCGTGATGATGAGGATATAGAGCTAGTTTATGACCCTAGCAAGTCTTTTGTCTCTATGGTTATGGTTGACGTAGCGGAGTATCTAGGTAGTCAAGAGCCTGTAAAGAAAACCCTAACTATCCCACGTTGGGCGGATACTTTAGGACGTGACCTAGGTTTGAACTTCTCACAGACCCTAACAGACGCTATTGCTGATAAAAAAATCCATGCTTAATAATTAACTATGATATAATTGACTTATAAACAGAGCTTTTCCATCTCCCCTTGAAACAGTTCATTCTGCAGTAGGAGGTGGGACGGTTCTGTTTTTACCATAAAGGAGCATTTAAGATGGCAAAAGTTAAAGAGAAATGGAACCCAACAATATCCCATATTGTCCCTAAAGGTACCAAACTAGCTGACGGTACAATATTAGACAAAGAAACCACCTTATCACAAGAAGAATTTGATAAAAACCCTCCTGTTATTCCAGCAGGACATCCTTTTTATAATATTTGTGCTGGGATAATACAAGAAAAAATAGAGAAAGGCGAACTATAAAAATCCGATAGGATTGCGCGTGACAATCGCGTGAAACATTATTGTTGACGTTAACATAATTGATAACCACGCGCTTTTTAGCGTTTCTCTTTTCGAGTGGTACCGTGGTATAATGTAATCACAGTTGGAGGCTTGCATAGTCTAGCCGATTAAGGAAAGTTAACCCATGGAGGTCATACACTCCCTTTTTTTGGTATAATAATCCTATCAGATAAGCAAAAGCAACTAAAAAAGCGTAGCTGATGACTACGCTAGTTCTTGCCTGCTGAACTCGTAAATTATTGACCTATTTTAGGTCTTTTTTACTCCCCTTTTTGTGGACTTTGGGAGAATATTAAAGGTCATTTGTGACTATGTTTTTTCAAAAAGTCCACAAAAATAAAGCCTATAAACTCCTATTTGAAGCCATTCCTAGACACTTTTCAGGATTTCTTCAAATGTCATGACTTTCTCCTTTTATATCAATAATTCTTCACTTCATTATAACAAAAAAACCGCTTTAAAACGGCTTTTTGACTGTAATTTATTCAAATCTGCTTCTACCTACGGCAAATCGTTCCCTGCAGCAAGATAAATTTCATACCATTCTTTTCTTGTTAAGCTAAAGTTTGCCGCTTGGCTAACTTCTCTCAAATGCTTAGGATTTGTTGTACCTACGACTGCCTGCATTTTAGCTGGATAACGCAATATCCAAGAAATTGCAATAGTTGAAGGAGTTACTCCATATTTAAAAGCTAAACGATCAAGTACTTGATTCAAAGCTTGAAATTTCTCATTTCCAACAAAATTCCCTTTAAAATACCCGAATTGTAAGACAGACCATGCTTGAATGACCACATCGTGTAATTTGCAATATTCAAAAATGTTGCCATCTCGCATAGTTGCTTGACTATCTTCCATATTAACATGAAAACCTGATTCGAATCCTGGAGTAAAAGCCGCACTCAATTGTAGCTGATTAACAGCTAACGGCTGCTTGACATCTTTTTTAAGCAACTCCATCATCATAGGATTTTGATTAGAAACTCCAAAATCTCGAACTTTACCTTGTTTATAAAGGAGATTAAAGGCTTCTGCTACTTGGTCAGCTTCCATCAAAGCATCTGGTCGATGAAGAAGCAAGCTATCTAGATGTTCAATCTTCAATCTTTGCAAAATACCGTCTACTGATTTTATGATATAGTCCTTAGAAAAATCAAAATAGGTGAATTCTTCAATGCGAATTCCACATTTTGACTGAATCCACATCTCCTCTCTTAAATCTGGACGATTTTTTAGGACAAGACCTAACAGTTCTTCACAACGACCACGACCATATATATCAGCCAAGTCGAAGGCATTGATTCCAACAGAAAGAGCTGTTTCTACAAGCTCTTCAACTTCTTTTACAGACTTATCTTTTATTCTCATCATTCCGAGAACAATTTCTGATAATTCTTTGTCTTCTTGACCAAGAGTTATGTATCTCATCAATTTTTTCTCCTCTAATTTCTACTGTTCTTCCCTTCATTATAACAAAAAAACCGCTTTAAAACGGCTTTTTGATTATGATTCTCCTATTATTCTACGGGATATCACTTGACTCTACTTTATAGTAATAAAAATCTTCATCATAATTTCCAGCTGATTGAGTAAT
This window contains:
- a CDS encoding ATP-binding protein — encoded protein: MELLNTDQLNEKIKVTDELCPTHQINLVQFKKPDDYTSPYCMECTRVNIKQTELEGVEKALGHDLNSSTYDVLARESTVSNELREASFSTFKAETKEEHEAKEFAIKQAKLYLNGMTGNTLIMGKPGTGKSHLCYSMAKAINEGYKSKNDPKSVLFVSIAEIVTRIQSGWQYRQSDFTEYDALKLLTEVDYLFIDDLGTESVMNSRKDEANNWVQTFLFKIFDRRETTIINTNHNGKELARIYNDKLVSRIGKRSEGNVYNMTDIKDKRMRRNF
- a CDS encoding type II toxin-antitoxin system HicA family toxin; translated protein: MPMTQKEMVKLLTAHGWIKTKGGKGSHVKMEKEGERPITVPHGELNKYTERGIRKQAGL
- a CDS encoding NUDIX hydrolase, with the protein product MEIKKHFGVYGVCFENGKLLCIEKTRGPYQHRFDLPGGSQEVGEGLTETLKREVLEETGYKVNGYANPRIYDVLVQEDGQDFAVHHIMAFYDIVLDFERYQKSLPHEVLDGSNDSANALWLSLEEITADNASPLVLQVKAELLGFPELDMTSYRNWKVKKGDNGTI
- a CDS encoding DUF1492 domain-containing protein, producing the protein MTPEQIKEKLEGIKWINKEIEGLYLELAALESGIIKKLEMTTTRVQTSRVNTAENNLISVLKLKEDTLQRIERLTEERMEISRLIDKLVNPLERSVLRLFYLNNLDAWEVAEEIGKSKSSIYSVRQEAIEHLTGIVNGD
- a CDS encoding helix-turn-helix domain-containing protein, giving the protein MLRNNLAKLMIDRGVTATQLFNDTGIARSTISKISNNNTDKISLQTIDKICNYLEVSPSEFFDFWAYDVKIQCGFDNFDTLSEVKEHWEFVPEFEEPCYLLLEFRRGRDRKYLLEYKFLYLYSKDPDKLFNPSQLDKVRLNGSMSQVAIFDDMPVQFKNELIDNIKQQLSETFEVWDISPTIKYIDMFIFNPEAE
- a CDS encoding Rha family transcriptional regulator, with the protein product MNIVYMDGKKEPYTTSEIIAECAEVTHHTIQELLRKHKADFESYGIIAFEMRKLDGRGRPMKIYRLNEQQATLLITYLKNTEPVRAFKKALVKAFFEMRDELTQFKLQRALEKLKRKTLHDSIKNWEQKPKRAHSTITNLLLKGTSGMNKKQLMAARGGLTGIDSLTSTELVRYQALEDMAIAMINLGMTYQDIKSMVFRQKENAPQGA
- a CDS encoding DNA-binding protein, whose translation is MTELEERILRLIPVGADEPRAGRDIANVLGLEMRALRDHILRLIVRYGIPIVAKRGASNGYYIPANDTERLAGIRELKAQYDTEGRRLDVLIKADLESYKELLKGADKNV
- a CDS encoding tyrosine-type recombinase/integrase; the encoded protein is MQITEVKKKNGTTVYRANVYLGVDQVTGKKAKTSVTGRTKKEVKQKAKHAQDDFISNGCTVTKVVPVKNYQELADLWLDSYQLTVKPQTFLDTKRMLYNHLIPVFGTLKLTKLSVSYIQSFINDLSTQLVHYAVVHSINRRVLQYGVSLQLLPFNPARDIILPKQPKRENTAIKFIASDDLKALLLHMEKLAFKKYRYYFDYVLYSVLLATGCRFGEVVALEWSDIDFENGTISINKNYSRLLKLIGTPKSKAGVRIISIDKKTVNMLRLYQNRQRQLYLESGARVSSVVFATPTREYQNLATRQEALDRRCNEISIPRFTFHAFRHTHASLLLNAGISYKELQYRLGHATLAMTMDIYSHLSADKEKEAVSYFEKAMNSL
- a CDS encoding XRE family transcriptional regulator, giving the protein MFSLSKESENSLKRGILKLVENFLKDYLKPKQRITGLMTPKQLKEELEIDYNTLKRWERAGLKRCTPPIEDTRKVFYRIGDILIFLGADKES
- a CDS encoding 3-oxoacyl-ACP reductase, with amino-acid sequence MTRRVLITGVSSGIGLAQARLFLEKDYQVYGVDQGENPLLQGDFHFLQRDLTLNLEPIFDWCPRVDVLCNTAGVLDDYKPLLEQTAQEIQEIFEINYVTPVELTRYYLTQMLENKKGIIINMCSIASSLAGGGGHAYTSSKHALAGFTKQLALDYADAGIQVFGIAPGAVKTGMTAADFEPGGLADWVASETPIKRWIEPSEIAEVSLFLASGHASAMQGQILTVDGGWSLK
- a CDS encoding phage replisome organizer N-terminal domain-containing protein, with product MARTKIYFWLKIDKKFFDNIFIKRLKTIPGGYTMTVIYIRLMLESLESDCILYYEGYFDNLKEELALKLDVSEDDIDMTMAYFTKCGLIQIDEDKNAELPQAKALVQQETNQAAYMREYRKQQREQKENLTMLPEDLTTLSMCKTEIEIEIELEEEIDKKTSSAPTAEISNYYQKRIGVMDGQQYQILTDYLTLDGIELEAIEKAADNGKRSFSYINSILKNWRQNGIKTMTQVESEQRQFQQEKQGQSGDDIQDPFIY
- a CDS encoding type II toxin-antitoxin system HicB family antitoxin, which codes for MLVTYPALFYYDDTDGANAPYFVTFPDFEHSATQGEDMADAMAMASDWLGINLADYIENGREIPTPTPINALSLANNNPFRDDEDIELVYDPSKSFVSMVMVDVAEYLGSQEPVKKTLTIPRWADTLGRDLGLNFSQTLTDAIADKKIHA
- a CDS encoding BOW99_gp33 family protein, with the translated sequence MAKVKEKWNPTISHIVPKGTKLADGTILDKETTLSQEEFDKNPPVIPAGHPFYNICAGIIQEKIEKGEL
- a CDS encoding DUF2829 domain-containing protein, producing MTFEEILPGLKAKKKYVRTGWGGAENYVQLFDTIEQNGVALEVTPYFLINVSGEGEGFSMWSPTPCDVLATDWVEVHD
- a CDS encoding helix-turn-helix domain-containing protein; its protein translation is MENNFRVLLAKQRKKVADVHLATGISKSTLISLYYERTKRPDIETLQKVAEYLGVTIDELLTVED